A genomic stretch from Methylorubrum extorquens includes:
- the gcvH gene encoding glycine cleavage complex protein H, carrier of aminomethyl moiety via covalently bound lipoyl cofactor (Evidence 2b : Function from indirect experimental evidences (e.g. phenotypes); Product type c : carrier): MLRFTDEHEWLRLDGDVATVGITAHAAEQLGDLVFVELPKVGAKLTKGEAAAVVESVKAASDVYAPLSGEVTEVNETAVADPASVGTDPQGGGWLYLLKLDDPSAMDELMDEAAYAAFAK, from the coding sequence ATGCTGCGTTTCACCGACGAGCACGAATGGCTGCGCCTCGACGGCGACGTCGCCACGGTCGGCATCACCGCGCACGCCGCCGAACAACTCGGCGACCTCGTCTTCGTCGAGCTGCCGAAGGTCGGCGCGAAGCTGACCAAGGGCGAGGCGGCCGCGGTGGTCGAGTCCGTCAAGGCGGCCTCCGACGTCTACGCACCGCTCTCCGGCGAAGTCACCGAGGTCAACGAGACGGCGGTCGCCGACCCGGCCTCGGTCGGCACCGACCCGCAGGGCGGCGGCTGGCTCTACCTGCTCAAGCTCGACGATCCCTCCGCCATGGACGAGCTGATGGACGAGGCGGCCTACGCGGCGTTCGCGAAGTAG
- the gcvP gene encoding glycine cleavage complex protein P, PLP-dependent glycine dehydrogenase (Evidence 2a : Function from experimental evidences in other organisms; PubMedId : 1996985; Product type e : enzyme) has protein sequence MKYDRHDPFDFAARRHIGPKLSEIDQMLETVGAKSLHALIDETLPPDIRQAEYIDFGASLTERRSLEKLRATANKNRLLVSLIGQGYHGTTMPPAIQRNIFENPAWYTAYSPYQPEISQGRLEALLNFQTLVCDLTALDVANASLLDEATAAAEAMGMAKRVAKSDRNAFFVDKDCLPQTIAVLKTRAAPLGWEVVVGDPFSDLDPSTVFGALFQYPGVNGAVHDFSGVIAGLHEAGALAAVAADPLALTLLKAPGEMGADIAVGSMQRYGVPMGYGGPHAAYLATRDAHKRALPGRIVGVSVDARGNRSYRLALQTREQHIRREKATSNICTSQVLLAVIASMFAVYHGPAGLKAIARRVHRDAVRLAEGLEALGFTVEPRHFFDTITVRVGAFQGVILKSAVENGVNLRRIGTDRIGISVDQRTRPDIVQAVWRAFGGGNLPYDEGYPEPRLPAELERTSDYLTHPIFHMNRAESEMTRYMRRLADRDLALDRAMIPLGSCTMKLNATAEMLPVSWPEFSELHPFVPEDQALGYRELIDDLSQKLCAITGYDAISMQPNSGAQGEYAGLLAICRYHLSRGEGHRTVCLIPSSAHGTNPASAQMCGMSVVVVGADAHGNIDVEDFRKKAEQHSEKLAACMITYPSTHGVFEARVRELCDIVHAHGGQVYLDGANLNAMVGLARPGDIGADVSHLNLHKTFCIPHGGGGPGMGPIGVKTHLIPFLPSDPRSGEEGAVSAAAFGSASILPISWSYCLMMGGRGLTQATRVAILNANYIARRLDGAYSILYAGQNGRVAHECIVDVRPFQKSAGVTVEDIAKRLIDCGFHPPTMSWPVAGTLMIEPTESETKAEIDRFCDAMLAIREEIRAIEEGQMDKANNPLKNAPHTVQDLIGAWERPYSREAACFPSGSLRMDKYWPPVNRVDNAYGDRNLVCSCPPTEAYGEAAE, from the coding sequence ATGAAATACGATCGCCACGATCCCTTCGATTTCGCAGCCCGGCGCCATATCGGCCCGAAGCTCTCCGAGATCGACCAGATGCTGGAGACGGTCGGCGCCAAGTCGCTGCATGCGCTGATCGACGAGACGCTGCCCCCCGACATCCGGCAGGCCGAGTACATCGATTTCGGCGCCTCCCTGACCGAGCGCCGCTCGCTCGAGAAGTTGCGCGCCACCGCCAACAAGAACCGCCTGCTCGTCTCGCTGATCGGCCAGGGCTATCACGGCACGACGATGCCGCCGGCGATCCAGCGCAACATCTTCGAGAACCCGGCCTGGTACACCGCCTATTCGCCCTACCAGCCGGAGATCAGCCAGGGCCGGCTCGAGGCTCTGCTCAACTTCCAGACCCTGGTTTGCGATCTGACCGCGCTCGATGTGGCCAACGCGTCGCTGCTCGATGAGGCGACCGCTGCGGCCGAGGCCATGGGCATGGCCAAGCGCGTGGCCAAGTCGGACCGGAACGCCTTCTTCGTCGACAAAGACTGCCTGCCCCAGACCATCGCCGTGCTGAAGACCCGCGCGGCGCCGCTCGGCTGGGAGGTCGTCGTCGGCGATCCCTTTTCGGATTTGGACCCGTCCACGGTCTTCGGGGCGCTGTTCCAGTATCCCGGCGTGAACGGCGCGGTTCACGATTTCTCCGGCGTGATCGCAGGGCTCCATGAGGCCGGTGCGCTCGCCGCTGTGGCCGCCGACCCGCTGGCGCTGACGCTGCTGAAGGCGCCGGGCGAGATGGGCGCCGACATCGCGGTCGGCTCGATGCAGCGCTACGGCGTGCCGATGGGCTATGGCGGCCCGCACGCCGCCTATCTCGCCACCCGCGACGCGCACAAGCGGGCGCTGCCGGGTCGCATCGTCGGCGTCTCGGTCGATGCCCGCGGCAACCGCTCCTACCGCCTCGCGCTCCAGACCCGCGAGCAGCATATCCGCCGCGAGAAGGCGACCTCGAATATCTGCACCAGCCAGGTGTTGCTCGCGGTCATCGCCTCGATGTTCGCGGTCTATCATGGGCCGGCGGGCCTCAAGGCCATCGCCCGGCGCGTCCACCGCGACGCCGTGCGCCTCGCCGAGGGGCTGGAAGCGCTCGGCTTCACCGTCGAGCCCCGGCACTTCTTCGACACGATCACCGTGCGGGTCGGCGCGTTCCAGGGCGTGATCCTGAAGAGCGCGGTCGAGAACGGGGTGAACCTGCGCCGGATCGGCACGGACCGCATCGGCATCAGCGTCGATCAGCGCACCCGGCCCGACATCGTCCAGGCGGTCTGGCGCGCGTTCGGGGGCGGCAATCTTCCCTACGACGAGGGCTATCCCGAGCCGCGCCTGCCGGCCGAGCTGGAGCGCACCTCGGACTACCTGACCCACCCGATCTTCCATATGAACCGGGCCGAGAGCGAGATGACGCGCTACATGCGCCGCCTCGCCGACCGCGACCTCGCGCTCGACCGGGCGATGATCCCGCTCGGCTCCTGCACGATGAAGCTCAACGCCACCGCCGAGATGCTGCCGGTCTCCTGGCCGGAATTCTCGGAGCTGCACCCCTTCGTGCCGGAAGATCAGGCGCTGGGCTACCGCGAACTGATCGACGATCTCAGCCAAAAGCTCTGCGCGATCACCGGCTACGACGCGATCTCGATGCAGCCGAACTCCGGCGCGCAGGGGGAGTATGCGGGGCTGCTGGCCATCTGCCGCTATCACCTCTCGCGCGGCGAGGGGCACCGCACCGTCTGCCTGATTCCGTCCTCGGCCCACGGCACCAATCCGGCCTCGGCGCAGATGTGCGGCATGAGCGTCGTCGTGGTCGGGGCGGATGCCCACGGCAACATTGATGTCGAGGATTTCAGGAAGAAGGCCGAGCAGCATTCCGAAAAGCTCGCGGCCTGCATGATCACCTACCCGTCCACGCACGGCGTGTTCGAGGCGCGGGTGCGCGAACTCTGCGACATCGTCCATGCCCATGGCGGTCAGGTCTATCTCGATGGGGCGAACCTCAACGCGATGGTCGGGCTGGCGCGGCCGGGCGACATCGGCGCCGATGTCAGCCACCTCAACCTGCACAAGACCTTCTGCATCCCGCATGGCGGCGGCGGGCCGGGCATGGGGCCGATCGGCGTGAAGACGCACCTGATCCCGTTCCTGCCCTCCGATCCGCGTTCGGGCGAGGAGGGCGCGGTCTCGGCCGCCGCCTTCGGCTCGGCCTCGATCCTGCCGATCTCGTGGAGCTACTGCCTGATGATGGGCGGGCGCGGCCTGACCCAGGCGACGCGGGTGGCGATCCTCAACGCCAACTACATCGCCCGGCGGCTCGATGGGGCCTATTCCATCCTCTATGCAGGCCAGAACGGACGGGTCGCGCACGAATGCATCGTCGATGTCCGCCCGTTCCAGAAGAGCGCGGGCGTCACTGTCGAGGACATCGCCAAGCGCTTGATCGATTGCGGCTTCCACCCGCCGACGATGAGCTGGCCGGTGGCCGGCACGCTGATGATCGAGCCGACCGAATCCGAGACCAAGGCCGAGATCGACCGCTTCTGCGACGCCATGCTGGCGATCCGCGAGGAAATCCGGGCGATCGAGGAGGGGCAGATGGATAAGGCGAACAACCCGCTCAAGAACGCGCCGCACACGGTGCAGGACCTGATCGGCGCCTGGGAGCGGCCCTACTCGCGGGAGGCCGCCTGCTTCCCGTCGGGCAGCTTGCGCATGGACAAGTACTGGCCGCCGGTGAACCGCGTCGACAACGCCTATGGCGACCGCAATCTCGTCTGCTCCTGCCCGCCAACCGAGGCCTATGGCGAGGCGGCGGAGTAG
- the bioA gene encoding adenosylmethionine-8-amino-7-oxononanoate aminotransferase (Evidence 2b : Function from indirect experimental evidences (e.g. phenotypes); Product type e : enzyme) produces the protein MTALEHHHLWRPYTQMKTAAPPLEAIATRGSRITLKGGRELIDGIASWWTAVHGYNHPHIAAAMADQLMRMPHVMFGGLTHAPAERLGARLAALLPGDLNHVFFTDSGSVAVEVALKMAVQLWLNRGETGRTRVLAFRGGYHGDTMGAMSACDPEEGMHRRFGAYLPTQVFCALPRTAEGEAALDAALARHRHELAAVIVEPLVQGAGGMLTHPPEVLATVARLARHHGLALIADEIFTGFGRTGTLFACEQAGIVPDILCLSKALTGGTMALAATVATTEIFSAFWSEEASAALMHGPTFMANPLACAAANASLDLFEAEPRLAQAQAIAARLQDGLAPLSRLPGVRDVRVLGAIGAVQFAGTPDLADLKRRFVERGVWVRPFGDIVYLTPALTINAGDLDRLIAAVTAVTEAVA, from the coding sequence ATGACCGCGCTCGAACACCATCACCTTTGGCGCCCCTACACCCAGATGAAGACCGCCGCGCCGCCGCTGGAGGCGATCGCGACGCGGGGCTCGCGCATCACGTTGAAAGGCGGGCGCGAACTCATCGACGGCATCGCCTCGTGGTGGACGGCGGTGCACGGCTACAATCACCCGCACATCGCCGCGGCGATGGCCGACCAGCTCATGCGGATGCCGCACGTGATGTTCGGTGGCCTCACCCACGCCCCGGCCGAGCGGCTGGGCGCGCGCCTCGCCGCGCTGCTGCCGGGGGATCTCAACCACGTCTTCTTCACCGATTCCGGCTCGGTCGCCGTCGAGGTCGCGCTGAAGATGGCGGTTCAGCTCTGGCTCAACCGTGGCGAGACCGGCCGCACCCGCGTGCTCGCCTTTCGCGGCGGCTATCACGGCGACACGATGGGTGCGATGTCGGCCTGCGACCCCGAGGAGGGGATGCACCGCCGCTTCGGCGCCTACCTTCCTACTCAGGTGTTTTGCGCGCTGCCGCGCACGGCCGAGGGCGAGGCGGCCCTCGATGCGGCGCTGGCCCGACACCGCCACGAACTCGCGGCGGTGATCGTCGAGCCCCTGGTGCAGGGGGCGGGCGGGATGCTGACCCATCCACCGGAGGTGCTGGCCACCGTCGCGCGGCTGGCCCGCCACCACGGCCTGGCGCTCATCGCCGACGAGATTTTCACCGGGTTCGGCCGCACGGGGACGCTGTTCGCCTGCGAGCAGGCCGGCATCGTGCCCGACATCCTCTGCCTGTCGAAGGCGCTCACCGGCGGCACGATGGCGCTGGCCGCCACGGTCGCCACCACCGAGATCTTTTCCGCCTTCTGGTCCGAAGAGGCATCGGCCGCGCTGATGCACGGGCCGACCTTTATGGCGAACCCGCTTGCCTGCGCGGCGGCGAATGCCAGCCTCGATTTATTCGAGGCCGAGCCGCGCCTCGCGCAGGCCCAAGCCATCGCCGCACGCCTGCAAGACGGGCTCGCCCCCTTAAGCCGGCTGCCCGGTGTGCGGGACGTTCGGGTGCTTGGCGCCATCGGCGCGGTGCAATTCGCAGGCACGCCCGACCTCGCGGATCTCAAGCGGCGTTTCGTCGAGCGCGGCGTCTGGGTGCGCCCCTTCGGCGACATCGTCTACCTCACCCCGGCGCTCACGATCAATGCGGGCGACCTCGACCGTCTGATCGCGGCCGTGACGGCGGTGACCGAGGCGGTGGCGTAG
- a CDS encoding Putative response regulator receiver (Evidence 3 : Putative function from multiple computational evidences; Product type r : regulator): MASQTETTNPEADRPVILIVEDEALTIMDLGDVLEGGGYDTVQCASAERALSILQARPDICGLVTDVQLSGRVDGFDLAASVAQARPNLPILIVSGRASPDPERMPEGAQFIARPCAGEDILARLKGLMPHC; the protein is encoded by the coding sequence GTGGCGAGCCAGACCGAGACGACGAATCCGGAAGCCGACCGTCCCGTCATCCTCATCGTCGAGGACGAGGCCCTGACCATCATGGACCTCGGCGACGTGCTGGAGGGGGGCGGTTACGACACCGTGCAATGCGCCTCCGCCGAGCGCGCGCTGTCCATCCTTCAAGCGCGGCCCGACATCTGCGGCCTCGTGACCGACGTGCAGCTCTCGGGCCGGGTCGATGGCTTCGATCTGGCCGCTTCCGTCGCCCAGGCGCGGCCGAACCTGCCGATCCTGATCGTGTCCGGCCGCGCCTCGCCCGATCCCGAGCGCATGCCGGAGGGTGCGCAGTTCATCGCCCGCCCCTGCGCGGGCGAGGATATCCTGGCCCGGCTCAAGGGATTGATGCCGCATTGCTGA
- a CDS encoding putative CDP-4-dehydro-6-deoxy-D-gulose 4-reductase (Evidence 3 : Putative function from multiple computational evidences; Product type e : enzyme) — protein MKRVLVTGGAGFVGRHAIPALAARGFEVHAIGRTAPDGVHAFHAADLLDPAQRRAAVQAAAASHLLHLAWVTTPGRYWQAPDNLDWTAASLDLVRTFREAGGTRAVVAGTCAEYDWTGINLLPRAELESSSPRTRGEGFGNPVVTTLSPQTGRGDAAAIREGHLAEGAPCRPATLYGAAKDGLRRILQAYASTAGLSLGWGRLFYLYGPGETPGRLVGDAARALLTGQRLATSEGRQRRDFLHVADVGAAFAALLDSEVEGPVNLGSGEAVPVRKILETIGALTGRPDLIDFGARPLSPAEPACIEADIRRLTDEVGFSPHYGLEQGLEQTVAAWRAALSNAASIP, from the coding sequence GTGAAGCGGGTTCTCGTCACCGGAGGGGCCGGCTTCGTCGGTCGCCACGCGATCCCCGCGCTCGCCGCTCGCGGCTTCGAGGTTCACGCCATCGGCCGAACTGCCCCAGACGGTGTCCACGCCTTTCACGCGGCCGACCTGCTCGATCCTGCGCAGCGCCGGGCTGCCGTGCAGGCGGCCGCGGCGAGCCACCTGCTTCACCTCGCCTGGGTCACCACACCCGGCCGCTACTGGCAGGCACCGGACAACCTCGATTGGACGGCGGCGAGCCTCGACCTCGTGCGGACCTTCCGCGAGGCGGGCGGCACCCGCGCCGTGGTGGCCGGAACCTGTGCCGAGTACGATTGGACGGGGATCAACCTCCTGCCGCGTGCAGAACTGGAATCTTCCTCGCCCCGCACGCGGGGAGAGGGCTTCGGCAACCCTGTCGTCACGACCCTCTCCCCGCAAACGGGGCGCGGGGATGCAGCGGCGATCCGAGAGGGTCATTTGGCGGAGGGAGCCCCCTGCCGCCCGGCGACCCTTTACGGCGCCGCCAAGGACGGTCTTCGCCGCATCCTACAAGCCTACGCGTCGACCGCCGGACTCTCCCTCGGCTGGGGGCGATTGTTCTACCTCTACGGTCCCGGCGAGACGCCGGGCCGGCTCGTCGGCGATGCGGCGCGGGCGCTTCTCACGGGCCAGCGGCTCGCCACCAGCGAGGGCCGGCAGCGGCGCGATTTCCTGCATGTCGCCGATGTAGGAGCGGCCTTCGCGGCCCTGCTCGACTCGGAGGTGGAGGGGCCCGTCAATCTCGGCTCGGGCGAAGCGGTGCCGGTGCGCAAAATCCTGGAAACGATCGGTGCGCTGACCGGACGCCCCGATTTGATCGATTTCGGCGCCCGCCCCCTCAGCCCGGCGGAGCCGGCCTGCATCGAGGCCGACATCCGGCGCCTGACGGACGAGGTTGGCTTTTCGCCCCACTACGGCCTGGAACAGGGCCTAGAGCAAACCGTCGCGGCCTGGCGCGCCGCGCTCAGCAATGCGGCATCAATCCCTTGA
- the rfbC gene encoding dTDP-4-dehydrorhamnose 3,5-epimerase (Evidence 2b : Function from indirect experimental evidences (e.g. phenotypes); PubMedId : 1710759; Product type e : enzyme): MIFEELALPGLFRVVPEPHADERGFFARTQCESEFAERGLVGRFTQSSVSFNHRRGTVRGMHFSRLPHAETKLVRCTGGAIHDAVIDLRPDSPTYLCTASVTLSAANRHALYIPAGLAHGFQTLSDDTEILYMIDRPFVASAADGVRWDDPAFGLAWPEPVTVIAPRDLAFPDWAGR; encoded by the coding sequence GTGATCTTCGAGGAACTCGCGCTGCCCGGCCTGTTCCGCGTCGTGCCCGAGCCGCACGCGGACGAGCGCGGCTTCTTTGCCCGCACCCAGTGCGAAAGCGAATTCGCGGAGCGCGGGCTGGTCGGGCGCTTCACGCAGTCGAGTGTCTCGTTCAATCACCGCCGCGGCACCGTGCGCGGGATGCATTTTTCGAGGTTGCCCCATGCGGAGACGAAGCTCGTGCGCTGCACCGGAGGCGCGATCCACGATGCGGTGATCGACCTGCGGCCCGATTCGCCGACCTATCTCTGCACCGCGTCGGTCACGCTCTCGGCCGCGAACCGCCACGCCCTCTACATCCCGGCGGGCCTTGCCCACGGCTTCCAGACGCTGAGCGACGACACCGAGATCCTCTACATGATCGACCGGCCGTTCGTGGCCTCCGCCGCCGACGGCGTGCGCTGGGACGATCCTGCCTTCGGGCTCGCCTGGCCCGAGCCGGTGACCGTAATCGCACCGCGCGACCTCGCCTTTCCCGATTGGGCGGGGCGGTGA
- a CDS encoding putative Methyltransferase (Evidence 3 : Putative function from multiple computational evidences; Product type e : enzyme), which produces MTAPTCRACGAALTRTFCDLGLSPLANSYVTPERRHRGEVFHPLHAYVCDACWLVQLEAFESPEAIFSDYAYFSGFSAGWLRHAERYVAAMIARFGLGPDSKVVEVASNDGYLLQYFVARGVPVLGVEPAANVARVAVERGVPTEVAFFGRETARRLAATGHKADLTAANNVLAHVPDIHDFAAGFAEILKPEGVATFEFPHLLRMIEQRQFDTIYHEHFSYLSLGVVIGILRQHGLRVFDVEEWPTHGGSLRVFACHEAAAHAPTPELERVVLSEWGAHLFDPSGYAGFGRAVADIKCAALRFLIEERAAGRTVCAYGAAAKGNTFLNYCGIKPELSRAVADRSPHKQGTWLPGSRIPVVSPDELLAMRPDTVLILPWNLKDEIAGEMAAIREWGGRFAVAIPELTVF; this is translated from the coding sequence GTGACCGCCCCGACCTGCCGCGCCTGCGGCGCCGCCCTCACCCGGACCTTCTGCGATCTCGGCCTGTCGCCGCTCGCCAATTCCTACGTCACGCCGGAACGGCGCCACCGGGGCGAGGTCTTCCACCCGCTCCACGCCTATGTCTGCGATGCCTGCTGGCTGGTGCAACTCGAAGCCTTCGAGAGCCCCGAGGCGATCTTTTCGGATTACGCCTACTTCTCCGGTTTCTCCGCCGGCTGGCTGCGCCACGCCGAACGCTACGTTGCCGCGATGATCGCGCGCTTCGGCCTCGGGCCGGATAGCAAAGTCGTCGAGGTCGCCAGCAACGACGGCTACCTGCTGCAATACTTCGTTGCCCGTGGCGTGCCGGTGCTCGGCGTCGAGCCGGCGGCCAACGTCGCCCGCGTCGCCGTCGAGCGCGGCGTACCCACAGAGGTCGCCTTCTTCGGCCGCGAGACCGCCCGGCGGCTCGCTGCGACGGGCCACAAGGCGGATCTGACGGCGGCCAACAACGTGCTCGCCCACGTGCCCGACATCCACGATTTCGCGGCGGGCTTTGCCGAGATCCTGAAGCCGGAGGGCGTGGCGACCTTCGAGTTCCCGCACCTCCTGCGGATGATCGAGCAACGGCAGTTCGACACGATCTACCACGAGCACTTCTCCTACCTCTCGCTCGGCGTGGTGATCGGCATCCTGCGCCAGCACGGCTTGCGGGTGTTCGATGTCGAGGAATGGCCGACCCATGGTGGATCGCTGCGCGTCTTCGCCTGCCACGAGGCCGCTGCGCACGCGCCGACGCCGGAGTTGGAGCGCGTGGTGCTCAGCGAGTGGGGGGCGCACCTGTTCGACCCCTCCGGCTATGCCGGCTTCGGGCGGGCGGTCGCCGACATCAAATGCGCGGCGCTCCGCTTTTTGATCGAGGAGCGGGCGGCGGGCCGCACGGTCTGCGCCTACGGCGCGGCGGCCAAGGGCAACACCTTCCTCAACTATTGCGGCATCAAGCCGGAGCTGAGCCGCGCGGTGGCCGACCGCTCGCCGCACAAGCAGGGCACGTGGCTGCCCGGCAGCCGCATCCCCGTCGTCTCGCCGGACGAACTCCTGGCAATGCGCCCCGACACGGTGCTGATCCTGCCGTGGAACCTCAAGGACGAGATCGCCGGCGAGATGGCCGCGATCCGCGAATGGGGCGGACGCTTCGCCGTGGCGATCCCCGAACTGACGGTGTTCTGA